taactgcgtGTTCTTAAGATAACGAGCTTGAGTTTGctaaattcggagctcgtatgcaaaaaTTTTGGCAGTTTTAGTACTAGAGCAAGTTTTCTCTCTCAAGCGAAAGTACCACTGGaagtagagcggtagtaccgcccacgcggtactgccgccctcccctGTCGGCCTCTCTTCCACTTATTTTCCCTTTCTAGCATCTTGGGCGCCATTGCCTATTTTAAGCGGAGGTACCGCTAggggcagagcggtagtaccgctccgacggTGATGCCGCCCTCCCCTGCCGCCCCTCTTCCGCTTGTTTCTCCTCTCTGGCTTCTGAGGTGTCATTGCTCTTTTTAAGCGGAAGTACCACTccgacaagcggtagtaccgcttgtgcacgaCTAGTGCACATAAGTGTTGGATTTGGGGGAACCTATTTAAGGGGTCTTCCTCCCCGATGGTTCCCCATCCTTCGAGCTCATATTTGCCCCTCATTGTTCACCTTCTtctagcttgctaactctcatccctccaatgattcttgctagttcttgagggaaaagagagactccatagcttttgttgttttgGAGGGACTTGAGTGTGAGGCACTTGACCAATTTgtgtgttcttgtcattgcattagttgcatcgatttgagctctccacggtgatacgtggaagtgaaaagttgagaagcttattactcttgggtgcttggtacactagagcttgttcttcttgggtgctttggcaccctagaagcttggtggtgcctcggagctcaatcattgtggtgtaaagctccgggcaagcgtcgggatctccaattaggttgtggagattgccccgagcatttgaagtcatctcggagccacaatcTATTATGGTCAagcattgtggtgttgttgggggcctccaattaagttgtggagatcgtctcaaccttgtttgtacgtgtTAGGTGACCATCCACAAGggttccttagtggaatcacgacatcttgcattgtgcgagggcgtgaggagtttacggtggccttagtgactTCTGGGAGAGCATTGTACCTCCACatggctccaaacggagattagcatctccAAGGGTGTGAACTTGGGGATACATCGTGCTCTACGCGTGCCTcgcttatctcttacccgagccatttacttatgcactttattttATGATAACTATTTTGTTATATGTTATATATCTTTAtatcacttagttatttatcttgcttagcataagttgttggtgcacataggtgagcctagttgttttaggttttgtgcttaacttattaaacgttagttttattccgcatttgttcaagtctaaagcataattattttaaagcgcctattcatccCCCCTTCTCCTCTAGGCGAAATCCATGTCCTTTCACAGGTCTTTTTAGAGTTGTCCTCGCCCTTTTGGCATGACTAGCAAAAgggctcgtgcgttgcaacggaaaaagAATACGACATATACTTTTCATTTAAAAAAATGATCTACAATTTGAGTATTTGTAGGTACGATCCAAACAAAGATGATCTTAACCTACAAAAACGTAGTTCAAGATTCCACAAGTCTTCTATTTTAATaccgcttgcatgtagatttaatacgtacaaagaaacgGTCAAGTGATCTTCAATTTCGTCCCTAATCCTGATTTTGCTGAGATGTTAATCCACAATCCAAATTAGtatcggtatgaaagaaagacggataatgcattattgattaagattgcatcctagataatatatttaaaaaatttaacaggtaaaataacatcatattcaaattctacatatttttctaatcaaaattcatatataacatgttcaaTTTGAAGTTACtgtttagaagatatgagtattttaaaaaaacatttaatatgtatTATGGGTTTAATGTCAAAAACTTCAGTTTTTTTTTCATAAAATAGAATGACGGACTAAGAAtatctatttcttttattagtaggtatagatctACTTAATCTCGCTCACAACCCGTGTGTAGGGTCGTACGGCCACCGGAGCCAGAGGGAGAAAGAGCCTGGCCCAGCGAGCGGGGCTACTATTGAGCACAAACAATGATCACGGGGAGGCCACCACCGAAACAGACCGGAGGCGGCAAGTTGGCGATGAGGTGGTTGGTCGATGACCCCACGCCCGCTTGGCGCCACTCCACTCCATACAATGCCGTTATTCCAATCGCTCGCCGGAAGAAGCAACTGGACACGGAGATCATTGTGCTAATCAAACCGAACCCGGGCCGAATCATGGCCTACACCCCGGTGGAATCTAGCGAGTGCCCTTGTGTTGCAACGGGAAATAAGTATGATGTATCATGTTTTAAAATAAACAATGTAAATGATCTTTCCCTAAAATTTAAGGTGTACACTAAAATAATATAGTGTACAAACTAAAAAGAACCTAAAAGTTTAGATTttttatgcatatggatgaaggcATGATAATCCATGTGCGTTGATAAAATAATAAATTTTCAAATTTGCATTTACTACATGCTTTTTTAGCATAATTCACTACCCCCTCTTAAAAATATAACCATGATAGTTGATAGGTTGGTGCGATCATTAGATGGAGAAGACTACGATCAGTGTGGCTGATGGGACAACAGTCCATTTGACAGGTGCGGGAACTCCAATTTGTATGtataagatcaatctctcctggaACATATTAAAAGCTTAGAAAagtaaaaaagaaacaaaaaggagGCAAATGGGATCGAACCTGGGTCTTCAGATTAGAAGAGCAAGGCCCTCTCGATCCCGCTAGTGCTCAAGTGTTGATATATTATGGCATAGGTCAATATAACCAATACACGTCGGGAGGTTACTTACAGAAAAACTGAATTATTTTTTGACTTACGGGTGACATGATGGGTAATTTATGCGAACTTCAAGAGCATTTTTCATGACATACGGCAGAAGCAAtccttgctttattagtaggtatagatatagactagcaaaaggacccatgcgttgcaacgggagaaagaaataccacacgctcttaatttataaaaaatggtctataTTCTGAAaatttgtagttacgacacaaataaagatggttTAATCctaaaaaatgcagttcaaaatttcacaggtcttctattttaacacgacttgcatgtagatttaatacataCAAAGAATCAATCAAGTgatcttcagtttcatctctaatcctgattttgttgacgtgttcatccccaacccggatgggtaccggtatgaaagaaagacgaatattgacttatttattaagattgcaccctagatagtatttttattaaacgtttaacagataaaataatatcatatttaaattctacatattttctaatcaaatttcatatataatatgttaaatttggagttacggtttaaaagatatgagtattttaaaaaacatttaatatatactacgagtttaatgtcataaacagtaagggtttttttttgtaaaatcacctcggtggatTTTCCgatggaagcgatagcctctttattacttcctccgttcctaaatataagacctttagattgtactataaactacatacggatgtacatagacatattttagagtatagattcactcattttgctccgtatgtagtctcttagtgaaatacgtaaaaggtcttatattttcgaACGGATGGAGTATCaggtaaagataaagataaagatatagATTTTTAAGCCTTTTACGACTGAATTTTTTGGGCatttttagtttctttttgacCTGCGTTCCACGTTTGACTCTAGGCTGACACAAGCCTTTTTATATGCGTGTTGGGCTATGCCTGCCCATATGATCAGATTTGGGCACATACCGGGTCAATGTATATCGACCTCGTATTTACACATGAAATGAGTGGCTTGTCCAGCCTTTTGACGTTTGCCTTTATATCTCGCGTGAAAAACCTCGTTTCCCTTGGAAGTGCGAGTTGGGCCGAGCCAAACACACGGGAAGCTACACCGGTCTTTTTCTGTTTTTCACATTTTTTGCTTTTGTTTATACTTCCAAATATACGAACTAAATATATTGCGAAGCAGTTTATATAAAATATTTGTAAATTTTTTTAATCTAACattaaaaaatgttaaatgtgtatagaaaaaataTTTCTAATGTACACAAATATGTGTATAAagcaatttgatcatgtatttaaaaaatgttaatcaagcattagaaaaacaaatatttaaaaaatgttattcaagcatttaaaaaatattagaTGTGTACAAAAATACTGATCATATACTTGCATTTCGAAATAATGTTAATAAAGCATTTGAAGTTAAATATGTTTAGAACAAATATTGACCATGTATGAAAGACAGTGTTAATCTTGTATTTGAAAACTATTAATCAAAAATTTGAAAATGTTCAACGTGTATAGAAAAAACATTGACCAAGTATTAAAACAAATTAATATTGTATTTGAATTTTTCTTAATCAAGCATTTGAGAAATATttaaaatttgcatataaaatGTTGATGATATATTAAAAGAATGTTAAACTTGTGTTAAAAATGTTAAACAAGTATTAGAAAAATGTATTAGATATTCAAAAGGTGTAGAGTTTGTATGAAAAAAGTAAACATGAAAAATAtaagatttaaaaaaaattaacttTATATTTGAAAATGTTAAGCGCGTATATAAAAAATGTTTCTTCTGTATATGAAAAATGTTGAATGTGTACTAAAATCAAGAAAATTCAAAAAAGTAAGGAAACAAGAAAAGTTGAAGAAAACTGAGAAAGAAACAAATAGACTAAAAACAAAGATTGACAAAAAAAACAAaggaaacacagaaaaaacaatgaAATGTCGTGAAGAAACaatgagaaaaaaataaaagcagAAAACCAAGGAAAACCATAAAGAAAAAGtaaggaaaaaatatatttttttaagaaAAATTCAGCGAAAGCGAACGGACATGGCGAAAGCGATTGAAATCTAGCGAACGAAAAAAAACAGTGAATGCGGGCTGGCCCAGTAGTTACAGGTGCGAGGGAATTATTCACAAGACACAAGTAGTACTTGCACTAAACGAGATATAGTTTTCTAAGAAAAAACTAAGTAAGATATAATGCGAAATTGTTAATTGAGGAGTACCTTTTTCAAAGGTCACCTCCATCTTTCAGCTCGATGAATAGCGCACTACATATCTGTCATTTGTGGTAACTTAGAGATTTCCCTTTTTTCATAGATccttatttttaaaatattttatctcttacACCATGCGTCCAAATCTCAAACTGTTTTCACGTTGGTTTCCTTGCATCGAGATCTTAAAAAATACATCCAATGTTGATAAATTTTGACGATTTTTTAATATAAAAAGGACAAGAAATCGTGCCTCTCGTGGAAGGAAAAAAATGCATGTTTTTtcattttcgagaggcacggccgtgctttTTGCGGAAGTCAAACTATGGCTCTCACGGAAGCAAAAAATGTGCCTCTCTCAAAAAAAATGTGTTTATCATTTCCggaaggcacggccgtgcctcccgCGAAAACAAATCCGCGTCTCTCGCAGAAGCAAAAGCTTGCATCTCGAGGAAGGAAAACatgcttttttttgttttccgagaggcacggtcaTGACTCTCGTAGAAGCAAAATCATCCCTCtcgagaaagaaaaagaaaaacgttttgtttttgttttcgtgAGGCTCGGCCATGCCTCTTGCAGATGCTTTTCGAGAAAAAAGAGAATAATATTGTCCAAAAGCTAAGAAAGTCCGATGAAAAACCGAAacagtaaaaaaacaaaaaaaaaactaaaaatccaaaatcacgtgtggaaaaaaataaaaaaaatgtttagAACGTGACACATCACGACGACTGAAAACACATCAAAAGACGGCGCGTGAAAATGATTATTGGAGGCTTCCGAAGAAGCTCTCGTCAATGTCCTTGATTAAATCTGACCATGCGCAGACTGGCTCGGTCGGCCGGACCTGACCCTGCCGGAAAAAGCCTGATCCGGCCCGACCAGACGTTGCCCATGGGACGAGCCTGAGCATAGATCTTGAGCCCGATGGCCATGCCGGGGCGAGGTCGGACCTAGCAATTTTGAGGTTTAAGGAAGAGCCCCGGTCCGAGGCCCGAGTCTCGACGGGATTTTTGACCAATGGATCGGACGTGGGCCTGATTTTTAGGTCCGATGACCGGGCCAGGTCGGTCTTGAACCTAGGTTTTTTTTGCATCGGGCTTTGATAGGGCCGGGCCGAAAGATGGCCAGGTATACCTCGATATAGCCGCGGTGCCCTTTTTACCAGTTTTTACAAGAAGGGCTAAGCAAAAATATTGACTGTTTAAGCCTTCTTGACACGCTTTGGAACTCTCCCTTTCTGAAATAAGCCCACTACACTCTCCACAAATACGCCCGTAAGCGCAGTGCACCCTCACGCTGTCAGTCCGTCACACACACTCCGTCGCTCCTAAAATCCCAGTCACGACTCACAAGCTCAGCGGACACGAAGCGCTGGTGTGACTAGAGCACGAAGCAGAAGCATGGCTGCCcgcgccacggcaacgttcctctcCGTCCTCTCCCTGCTCCTGCTCCGCGCCGGCGCCGACGACGACTCGGCGTTCGTGTACGCCGGCTGCTCGCAGGGGCGCTACGACGCCGGGACGCAGTACGAGTCGGGCGTGGACTCCGTGCTCACATCCCTCGCCAACAGCGCGCCCTACGCCCCCTACGCCAACATCACTTCCCCCTCGGCGTTACCCCCCGTGGCCGGCCTCTACCAGTGCCGCTCCGACCTCGCGGCCGCCGTCTGCACCGGCTGCGTGCGCTCCGCCATCTCCAGGCTCTCCTCCCTCTGCTCCTGGTCCGCCGGCGGCGCCGTGCAGCTGCGCTCGTGCTTCGTGCGCTACGGGAACGACTCCTTCGTCGGGAAGCCGAACACTGCCGTGCTCTTCAAGAAGTGCGGCGGCTCGCCCGGGGACGCCGGCGGCGCCGCCATGAGGGACTCGGCTCTCGGAGGGCTCGCGTCGTCGGTGGCGCCAGCAGGGGGAGGCTACCGCGCCGGCGGAGCGGGCGGCGTGCAGGCCATGTCGCAGTGCGTGGGGGACCTCGACGCCAAGGCGTGCTCCGACTGCGTCTCCGCCGCGGCCGCGCAGCTCAAGGCCGGGTGCGGCTACGCCACCGCCGGCGAAGTGTACCTCGGCAAGTGCTACGCGCGCTTCTGGTCCAACGGTGGCGGCTTCGTCAGCGGCGCCGCCGGATTTGTGCCGCGCATGCACGGTGAGCGGCTGGCCCTCGCCGTCGGCGGTTTCTTCGCATCGTTGGCCTACTTTTTAGTTCTACTCGTCTAGCTACGGTTACAGTACGAGGTTGAGATCAATGTTATAGCTATGCTGTGTTCTTGCCAACACGTATGTCGCTCGTATTGAATTAGATACAGTGCAGCCTTGCTCTTTTGTAGCAAAATATCATGTTGGTTTGTACGTGTAAGTTGCAACTTAGCTGGGTTTCAAAGTGTGTAATTATAAATATCATGTTGATTCGTACCATGTATCCATGTATGTATGCTTCTCGTAGCATCTCAATGAATTTATGGTACCAAAACTGCCGCCAGAAAATCATTCAGATAACCGTAACACACAGAGAAGGCATACCCATATGATGCTTTACAATTCTACACTCACAAGTACAGCCAATAACATTTTGTGGGCTCATAGTCAGGATGCAAGGACTTCCTGAAGCAACTCATCATGCTGCGCTCTCAAAGGCTAGCATGCATGTCGCAGGCACACAGAGTGTGGATAAAAAAGAGCTTTAATTTTGTCcggctttacctttgcttttgatGCGGACTAGCTTTATTAATTCGCGCCACTAAGCTCATCTCAAGTTTTACTAGTATATCGCAAAGTGGATTCAAATGATTCAGCTTTTGCACCACCAAAATTTGAAACAATGGAGGGATATCTCTTGTATCCAACTGTACAACGTTAGTGGCTCGCGTGCTTCTTGTCTTTCGTAAGCTTTTGGCGCTAGTTGTCTAACCCTTCTTTCACCGTTTACTAGGCAAGCAGGCATGTAAGTACTACTTTGGATTAAGTTAACGTGATGGTTCGCTGCGACTGTTACCTGACGGTGCCGGCATGGGAACTCAGGTCTTCACTGGAACGCTAGCGAGCTGCAAGCGAAACCGTAAGAAGGCTGGTGGTCGCAGGATGTGCGCCGGTTTGGGCTATGATTGGGCCAACTTGCTCAGACGCTGCCTTTCTCTTTGGCCGTCCTTGTCCTCATCGATTAGCTAGCTCTCTTTTTTGTAGGCCAAAGGAACGAGCAGCAGCGAAAGTCCTCTTCTCCTCGCGAGCAAAGATGCACCTATCATGAACAGTAAATTCAGAAGAAGAAAGAATGATAGATTCTTTAAGAGATTCAGTTTTTTCTTGGCAAAGTTTTCATGGAATGACATTCACGAAAGTCGTgagacaaaaacaaaatctacgcTCCAAAATACCGGTCGCCACTTCCCAGTACCAAGTCTGGTACAAGCTACACGTAGGCGCTGGTTCGTTTTTTGTTTCCGAACAGAGGTAACCTCCTTTTTGTAACATTTCTCCATTTCCTGTTCTGCTCCGCAAGCTGTTGTGGACTGCCAAAAGCACGAAGGACTTGGCCCTCCATATGGATATTGCTCGGCGCATGGTTTCTTCAGCATATTCTAAGGTTCAGAGAACAGATGATTCAGAGCCTATGCAAGAGCTTATACCGCGTGCTCCTATGGATCCGGAGATCTATGTGGATCTGTTCTACTGCTCCTCCGCGACCTTATAGGTATGCCAGCACACATCATTACTTTGTTAGGACATGTACAATGGCATCCATTCAGCTGTCTGTAGCACATGCCACGTATGATATTTGTCTAGCTGGAGGGGAGAGAACAAGGAGAGAGAGAAAGGACGTCTGCAATTCGGCAGACGGTCTATAGACCTGAAAATTCGCTAGCTATCGTCGACTTCTTTTACCGTTGTACGGCTGGGCGTCTGTAGTTTCCCGTTTCCCAATCGAACCGTCAAATCCCGTCCTCCACAAATCCAGTCCACGAACAGTTATTGACTTTCTCCGTCGCTACCTACTTCGGCAAGACCTGCAAGGTTGGGAGCCGCCGGACCGTCGGGATGGATTGACGCCTTATGTGGCGAACGAATGAGCTGCAGCAACAAAAATAATCGATCAAGGGATCATCTAATTAGCTAGGCATCACACTAGACATCTATGCTACAAGGAGAGCCTGATTAGATTAAAGTATCTTCTCCTCGATCTGAGCGATGACGGCGGTCCGGTTTTGAGAGCTGCGATTCCCCAAGGCACATCTTTTCCTGGGATGCATCCTGCTGGACAGTCGTGCCGACACTGTCGTCAGTCTCTTCACGTTCTGGAGCGGTTACTGATGAAGGTGGATAATTGGAATAAATTCTACTATAATGTCGTAATTTAAGAGGGCTATAGACGGCAAAGAGACAGTCCATTGTAGAGGACGTTTTTACTAATGTCTGTAGGTGACGTGGATGATTGCAATAGCCAGTAGCCGTCTAAACTACTGTACATGCCCTTAGGCAAGTCCATTTCCTTGGCAGGACATACCACCGGCACGAGGTTAAGGACCCATCGTTTATGGTATCAAGTATCTCCTctgtaaatatatatatatatatatatatatatatatatatatatatatatatatatatatatatatatatatatatatataggggagTGATCtacgccggcgcgccggccgaaactTTCGACAGGCCGCGCGTGGGCCGcacgatccaccaaccccgcgCATCCGTACCGTTGGAtcttcatgcaacattttttctttCGATGTAGCAAAATTCGtcgcgatgcagcaattttttcaacggttgcaacaaaaataaaatttgtatcaaaaaaatatctacatgaTCGTAGTAAAAAAATGAATctaatggtgcgtggtagcaaaagtcaaacaccggttgtaacaaatatctacgtgaacgtgtatgtaacttttttagtgaacggttgtagcaaaaattaacacgattgtagcaaaaataaaaaaacattgattgtaacgaaaaatccgacgaactggagttgcaaccaaacgtatatgcagcttttttactggacaaatgtaGTAAAAAAACGCTTACAAcaaatatgacgctggttgcaacaaatttagacaaaaaatgttgcatccactGACCAACGAAGCGCGCGCGTGCGAAAAATATTGCATGGACCCGCACGCGCGAGGGGGTGActggtatatgtatatatatatatacatatacatatatatacatatataggaaaaaaatatatatatatatacacacacacatatatatatatatatatactagcacaaatgcccgtgcgttgcaacgggtgaAAACAATCCTTCCTCTCCACCtccttcacacacacacaagataaAATAACAAATTATTTGAAAACCCATCATTATATCACATGAGCAACAATATGATACATTTGTCCAAAAAAACATGTGCAAAATCATAAATTTACAAGATACTTTAATTGTATCGAAGGAATACACATCACTAGAACACCCTCGGAATAAATCATATAGATTGTAAACCGTCAGTTCTGTGGCAGAGCTATGTTGAGCCATCCGTGTTGTGGCCCGCCTAATATATGAAAATTTATACCTATACATATATGCGTGGGGCCTTAGAAAACATGTCCACTTATAACAAGCCGGTCAATCAGTACACACAATATATTAGAGTGAACCACAACATGCATCTCCTTCTTTGTAGGTTCTTTTTCTCTAATTATCACGTGTAGGGCTTGTATATCCACACCTTTTGAGCTAATTATTGTTAGTTCAGGCTAACAACTGACGTATATAAATTAGTGAGACTCAATAACAAAAAACGATGTGGGACTATTTAATAGAGTACAAATCCGAATAGTAAAATGTAGACATTAGTTAGCTCAATTGGTTGTTAACTTTGAAAAACACTACACAGATCGTGAGTTCTATTCCAACTTGGTTGCAATAGTTTTTCTACTTTGAAAGAAGCCGAAGGCTGGTCCAGAAAGTGCAACAGAGAGGTAACTGGTCTACAGGTTCGCTTACGTCGCTTGGTCCATAATTTTGATAGCGACGTACATAAAATGTTTCCTTTTTAGCTTTTTATTGGGCTACGGGTTAGTTGTCCAAAAAATAgaagtttttaaaaaaaaaaacatACATGACGGATTAAAAAtatctatttcttttattagtagatATAGATAGGAtagaaaaaagacaaaaaaaggaaaaaaaaaagcaaGATCCTGGACAAAAACCGAGTGATCGCTTGTAATAGACTACAAATAGGAAAGAAAAGGGATGAAAAAAAGGGAAAAGCAAAAAAAGCGACAACCTAGGCTCGAACCCGGGTCTCTTCAATAGAAGGTTCCGTAGCCACTACGACAACCATCATGCAAGTGTTAAATTTGGAGATCGGCGTTGAATAAACGAAGAAAACTGTCGCGACTTGTGTAAAGAGAACGAATCGTTTTTTCTCACTTACCGATGGCATAGTGGGTAATTATTTACAACTTCAAGGGTAAACATATGACGGATGATCAAaaacccaatttgctttattattagggatatatatatatatatatatatatatatatatatatatatatatatatatatatatatatatatatatatatatatatatatatatgagctaTATATGAGCGTTTAGATCATTATAAAATAATTAGACATGCTCGCGTTATGCGTTATGGAAGTGACATGTACAGTACCTTTTGTGTGCAGGGTGCAGCCCCATCCCGCTCTTGAATCATCCATTCAATCTAGCTTAATGCATGAATTAGAGGCCTCGGCTTTGAAAGTGTCCTGCTTGGGGTACCGGCACCAATCCTGAACCTGAAAGGGATTACAAATGATTTTGTCAACCATTCTGATCCACTGTCCACCAGTTTTTTGCAATTGAAACTACGAAACTGAATTATTTCACAGTTGAAAACAGTAAGGATTCACACAAATTCATGTCAAACCATGGATTACTATTGGAAAAAAAAATACAAGCAGCATTGCACGCCCATACAAAGCCTAAAAATACGGTACTTCAGTTCTTCATCATATCACGCCATGGATTACTATGGAACTGATTTTTCGAAAAGGACACTTTATTACTTAAAAAATGTAAGCATTATATTCGGTCTTTGCATAATTAAGTTGCACACAACAAACAAGGTCCTCTGACACACACATAAAAAAAAGCGAAGTATAAAAAAAATGTAGAATATGTAGAACGCCTAAAACAGAGGGATGCCATCCATGTTGGGTAGACGTATCCCTCACCATAACGTCTAATCGTGTATACACCTCCATAAACATGCGTGGATTCTTCACATGTTGTAGAGAGGATCATAGACAAAGAATCCCGATACATTTATAGATAACCTACTTTTATCGTTAAAAACCTATTTGAAtctagttaccggcaagtctctgtactcgttccgtaatacaaaatctcgtggctaactctttagtcacattgcttgcaaggcttgttgtgatgtcgtattagcgagcgggccccgagatacctctccgtcatatagagtgacaaatcccactcttgatccatgcaaactcaacggacaccttcggagatacctgtagagcacctttatagtcacccagttacgttgcgacatttgatacacacaaggtattcttccggtgtcagtgaattacatgatctcatggtcataggaacatatatttgacatgcagaaaatagtagaaataaaacaacacgatcacatgctacattcatagtttgggtcttgtccatcacatcattctcctaatgatgtgatcccgttatcaagtgacaacacttgtctatggttaggaaatcttaatcatctttgatcaacgagctagtcaactagaggcttaccagggacaacgtgttgtctatgtatccacacatgtatctgagtttccgttcaatacaattatagaatggattataaatgattatcttaagcaaggaaatataataataactattttattattgcctttagggcatatttccaacaggtgcaTGTGAGATCGATGATGGATC
This genomic stretch from Hordeum vulgare subsp. vulgare chromosome 6H, MorexV3_pseudomolecules_assembly, whole genome shotgun sequence harbors:
- the LOC123402440 gene encoding plasmodesmata-located protein 6-like → MAARATATFLSVLSLLLLRAGADDDSAFVYAGCSQGRYDAGTQYESGVDSVLTSLANSAPYAPYANITSPSALPPVAGLYQCRSDLAAAVCTGCVRSAISRLSSLCSWSAGGAVQLRSCFVRYGNDSFVGKPNTAVLFKKCGGSPGDAGGAAMRDSALGGLASSVAPAGGGYRAGGAGGVQAMSQCVGDLDAKACSDCVSAAAAQLKAGCGYATAGEVYLGKCYARFWSNGGGFVSGAAGFVPRMHGKQACKYYFGLS